Proteins co-encoded in one Candida albicans SC5314 chromosome 3, complete sequence genomic window:
- a CDS encoding uncharacterized protein (Ortholog(s) have prospore membrane localization), with amino-acid sequence MDKVLFIIHFLLYNIPLIHCKLFYNQQHKICNPKQSTPFFPFTGFKITRQYKISGYTLPVSMHFITISHCNHGQLDYQKVIRTDSSGKIDWGKPFCMLKPKLGEMLTLPDHDTIGDPETQDYHNTEETDDFIIGIFGFIMYKGNKLSRLLRKKIDIQLEKLTNGKWLEYTGKNKNLHQEDLMMTKDPQASLQWESKNLVCYKMARRKKYAKRKFDFYMPHTFVGGLFECILPMDLKQQIFHQFTSSDLIFQQIQIQCDPNLSRPISPLIAEDSTTQWFENKLYNIVNPGIIQTIPYLTTSTPLNLRFSTSETPDMFKDSWATKIEVNENYVYLEADIHLISRAIALSSDLLNKLISPIDFNQLIKSYNKANERENPDMEEFLQDITWTQKIHLWLSTIDRKISNQILTQIERFWNDIE; translated from the coding sequence ATGGATAAAGTactatttattattcacTTCTTACTATATAACATTCCCCTTATACattgtaaattattttaCAATCAACAACACAAGATTTGTAATCCTAAACAACTGACACCATTTTTCCCGTTCACGGGGTTTAAAATCACTCgtcaatataaaatatCGGGTTATACATTGCCTGTTTCTATGCATTTCATTACCATATCACATTGTAATCATGGTCAATTAGATTATCAAAAAGTTATTCGAACTGATTCCAGTGGGAAAATTGATTGGGGGAAACCATTTTGTATGTTGAAACCTAAATTAGGTGAAATGTTAACGTTACCGGATCATGACACCATTGGAGACCCTGAAACCCAAGATTATCATAATACTGAAGAAACTGATGATTTCATAATTGGGATATTTGGGTTTATAATGTATAAGGGGAATAAATTATCTCGATTATTAcgtaaaaaaattgatatacaattagaaaaattgacTAATGGGAAATGGTTAGAATATACTggtaaaaataaaaatctcCATCAAGAAGATTTAATGATGACAAAAGATCCTCAAGCTTCATTACAATGGGAATCGAAAAATCTAGTATGTTATAAAATGGCTCGACGTAAAAAATATGCTAAACggaaatttgatttttatatGCCTCATACATTTGTTGGAGGATTATTTGAATGTATATTACCAATGGatttaaaacaacaaattttccATCAATTTACATCACtggatttaatttttcaacaaatacaaattcaatgtgatccaaatttatcaagacCAATATCTCCATTAATTGCTGAAGATTCTACAACTCAATggtttgaaaataaattatataatatagTCAACCCTGGGATCATTCAAACCATTCCTTATTTAACCACTCTGACACCATTAAATTTACGATTTTCAACTAGTGAAACCCCTGATATGTTTAAAGATTCTTGGgcaacaaaaattgaagtCAATGAAAATTATGTATATCTTGAAGCCGatattcatttaataaGTCGAGCCATTGCTTTATCTAGTGACTTATTAAATAAACTTATATCACCAATagatttcaatcaattaataaaactgTATAATAAAGCTAATGAAAGGGAAAATCCTGATATGGAAGAATTTTTACAAGATATTACTTGGActcaaaaaattcatttatggttatcaacaatagatagaaaaatatcaaatcaaatattaacccaaattgaaagattttGGAATGATATAGAATAG
- the BMS1 gene encoding GTPase (Putative GTPase; Hap43-induced gene; mutation confers resistance to 5-fluorocytosine (5-FC); flucytosine induced; repressed by prostaglandins; Spider biofilm induced): MDQQQQSNKAHRGGTKKPGAKKKLHQDGQNKKAFAVSAPRKLERMARRSHDVNEKKLHVPMVDRTPDDDPPPVIIAVVGPPGTGKSTLIKSLIRRLTKTTLTEINGPITVVSGKRRRLTFIEVNNDLNSMIDIAKVADLVLLLIDGNYGLEMETMEFLNIAQHHGMPRVLGVATHLDLFKSQSTLRTSKKRLKHRFWTEVYQGAKLFYLSGVINGRYPDREILNLSRFISVMKFRPLKWRNEHPYLLADRITDLTHPQKIAENSKCDRKVAIYGYLHGTPLPVENAHIHIAGVGDHYVHSVEKLPDPCPTPYYEQKLEELERERVKNAAASGEPLAKTTRRRKRLEDKQKIIYAPMSDVGGVLVDKDAVYIDVGGKEIYKTGTGTSELKGEGEKLVNDLQEISQTMTERLEDGPGLQLFSSSKALNQVDEDDNNEEEDDDDDEEGLLSDEETIVDTGRSSLRKARVYGKSVSEDDEFDELESDEEQDGDQFSDDEDKAENNLKSRGMVEVDFGSNNKYKENDLEYVEDSSLSSDEDYYKKSAAKLTASVRRKWDINKLIYLKDIDAKEVIKKWRNNDVQDDDDDDDEEEEEDIEQDDQDFFVKKKVQDDKEDLDTSLPRFPTLEALKAKFNPNTIDENNSDDEYENGYKILKSRLLVAPKVTDETEEGKEIKENNDDDDELYGDFEDLEATENQDQEEEQNKSTKTAEDEDDFADFDAEEEKEEEEDDDNVDEESMTTEEKRQLNAAKKAKLKMQFEEEEDREFGASDPEDESETWYEYQKNKMAKQLEINKVQYEEMTPEMRIKIEGYRAGSYVKIVFDNIPCEFIDNFDPTYPLVLGGLLATESRFGIMNARIRRHRWHKKILKSQDPLILSLGWRRFQTLPIYTTSDSRTRNRMLKYTPEHAYCFASFYGPLVAPNTTFVGFNIVDSKSTTGAFRVAASGIIEDINSSVEIVKKLKLVGYPYKIFRNTAFIKDMFSNSLEVAKFEGAQIRTVSGIRGEIKRALSKPDGYFRATFEDKILMSDTIFLKTWYPVKVKKFYNPVTSLLLGQHSEWKGMRLTGQVRADENIATPLNVDSQYKKVERVERRFNPLKVPKSIQAELPFKSQIHTMKPQKKKTYMSKRAVVLGGEEKKARDLMQKINSIRKEKDTKRKAKKDEKFKEKLKKIAKTEELRKEKERERKKDYFSKEGKKRKLGSSDGQAFGKKQRV, encoded by the coding sequence AtggatcaacaacaacaatctaATAAAGCCCATAGAGGTGGCACTAAGAAACCAGGagctaaaaagaaattacaTCAAGATggacaaaacaaaaaggcTTTTGCCGTATCAGCACCAAGAAAATTGGAACGTATGGCCAGAAGATCCCATGATgtcaatgaaaaaaaattacatgTACCAATGGTTGACCGTACCCCTGATGATGATCCACCACCAGTTATTATAGCTGTTGTGGGACCACCAGGCACGGGGAAGTCAacattaataaaatcattaattagAAGATTAACGAAAACAACGTTAACGGAAATCAATGGACCCATAACTGTTGTTAGTGGGAAAAGAAGACGATTAACATTTATTGAagttaataatgatttaaattcTATGATTGATATTGCTAAAGTAGCCGatttagtattattattgattgatggGAATTATGGATTAGAAATGGAAACTATggaatttttaaatattgCTCAACATCATGGTATGCCCAGAGTTTTAGGTGTTGCTACTCATTTagatttatttaaatctCAACTGACATTACGTACTAGTaaaaaaagattgaaaCATAGATTTTGGACTGAAGTTTATCAAGGAGccaaattattttatttatcaGGAGTCATTAATGGTCGTTACCCAGATCGagaaattttaaatttatcaagattTATATCAGTGATGAAATTTAGACCATTAAAATGGAGAAATGAACATCCTTATTTATTAGCTGATAGAATTACTGATTTGACTCATCCACAAAAAATCGCTGAAAATTCTAAATGTGATCGTAAAGTGGCAATTTATGGTTATTTACATGGTACTCCATTACCCGTTGAAAATGCTCATATACATATAGCTGGTGTTGGTGATCATTATGTACATTCAGTGGAAAAATTGCCTGATCCATGTCCAACTCCTTATTATGAAcaaaaattagaagaattggaaagagaaagagtGAAAAATGCTGCAGCATCAGGTGAACCATTAGCTAAAACTACtagaagaaggaaaagattagaagataaacaaaaaatcatttatgCTCCAATGTCTGATGTTGGTGGAGTTTTAGTTGATAAAGATGCCGTTTATATAGATGTTGGTGGTAaagaaatttataaaaCTGGTACTGGTACTTCTGAACTTAAAGGTGAAGGTGAAAAACTTGTTAATGATTTACAAGAAATATCTCAAACCATGACTGAAAGATTAGAAGATGGACCTGGTTTACAATTATTTTCAAGTTCCAAAGCATTAAATCaagttgatgaagatgataacaatgaagaagaagatgatgatgatgacgagGAAGGACTTTTATCTGATGAAGAAACCATTGTTGATACTGGTCGTTCATCTTTAAGAAAAGCTAGAGTTTATGGAAAATCTGTTagtgaagatgatgaatttgatgaacTTGAATCTGATGAAGAACAGGATGGAGATCAATttagtgatgatgaagataaagCGGAAAATAACTTAAAGAGTAGAGGTATGGTTGAAGTCGATTTTGGTAGtaacaacaaatacaaagaaaatgatttgGAATATGTGGAAGACTCCTCATTATCATCAGATGAAgattattataaaaaatCTGCTGCCAAGTTGACTGCATCAGTTAGAAGGAAATGGgatatcaataaattgatttatttaaagGATATTGATGCTAAAGAGGtgataaaaaaatggaGAAATAATGATGTTCAAgatgacgacgacgacgatgatgaagaagaagaagaagacatTGAACAAGATGATcaagatttttttgttaaaaagaaagttcAAGATGATAAAGAAGATTTAGATACTTCTTTACCACGTTTCCCTACACTTGAAGCATTAAAAGCAAAATTCAATCCTAACACTAtagatgaaaataatagtgatgatgaatatgAAAATGGTTACaagattttaaaatcaCGATTATTAGTTGCACCAAAAGTGACTGATGAAACTgaagaaggaaaagaaataaaagaaaataatgatgatgatgatgaattatatggtgattttgaagatttagAAGCTACTGAAAATCAAGACCAAGAAGAGGAGCAAAACAAGAGTACAAAAACAGCAGAAGATGAGGACGATTTTGCTGATTTTGAtgctgaagaagaaaaggaagaagaagaagatgatgataacGTAGATGAAGAATCAATGACTactgaagaaaaaagacAATTAAATGCAGCTAAAAAAGccaaattaaaaatgcagtttgaagaagaagaagatagaGAATTTGGAGCTAGTGACCCTGAAGATGAATCAGAAACCTGGTAtgaatatcaaaaaaataaaatggcCAAACAATTAGAAATCAATAAAGTTCAATATGAAGAAATGACACCAGAAATGagaatcaaaattgaaGGTTATCGAGCTGGATCATATGTTAAAATtgtatttgataatattcCATGTGAAttcattgataattttgatcCAACATATCCTTTAGTATTAGGTGGATTATTAGCCACTGAATCTAGATTTGGGATAATGAATGCGAGAATAAGACGTCATAGATGgcataaaaaaatattgaaatcacAAGATCCATTGATTTTATCATTAGGTTGGCGTCGATTCCAAACATTACCAATTTATACCACTAGTGATTCTCGAACTAGAAATAGAATGTTGAAATATACTCCAGAACATGCTTATTGTTTTGCTTCATTCTACGGTCCCCTTGTGGCACCTAATACCACTTTTGTGGGGtttaatattgttgatagtAAATCTACTACTGGTGCATTTAGAGTGGCTGCTAGTGGGATTATTGAAGATATTAATTCTAGTGTTGAAATtgtcaaaaaattgaaattggtaGGGTATCCATATAAAATATTCCGTAATACTGCATTTATCAAAGATATgttttctaattctttaGAAGTTGCTAAATTTGAAGGTGCACAAATTAGAACTGTGTCAGGAATTAGAGGAGAAATCAAACGTGCATTATCAAAACCTGATGGCTATTTTAGAGCCACTTTTGAAGATAAAATTCTTATGTCAGATacaatatttttgaaaacttggTATCCTGTCaaagtgaaaaaattttataacCCTGTCAcgtcattattattaggtCAACATTCAGAATGGAAAGGTATGAGATTAACTGGACAAGTTAGAGctgatgaaaatattgCAACTCCATTAAATGTTGATTCTCAATATAAAAAAGTCGAAAGAGTGGAAAGAAGATTTAATCCATTGAAAGTACCTAAATCAATTCAAGCCGAATTACCATTTAAATCTCAAATTCATACTATGAAAccacaaaagaaaaagactTATATGAGTAAACGTGCCGTTGTATTAGGAggagaagaaaagaaggcTCGTGATTTGAtgcaaaaaataaatagtattagaaaggaaaaagatACCAAGAGAAAAGCCAAGAAGGATGAGaaatttaaagaaaaattgaaaaagattgCTAAAACTGAAGAACTtagaaaagagaaagaacgtgaaagaaagaaagattaTTTCAGTAAAGAAgggaagaaaagaaagttgGGATCTAGTGATGGTCAGGCATTTGGTAAAAAGCAAAGAGTTTAA
- a CDS encoding uncharacterized protein (Protein of unknown function; opaque-specific transcript; induced during chlamydospore formation in both C. albicans and C. dubliniensis; Hog1-repressed; Spider biofilm induced): MATTTKTKKKKLVYRQDPDGVFRLKKIDDNNSIKSVDLANKKKEVDNYLNELIDCSYSIVDDIPDKEIAREEEEEKIIHEIPNPPSTQPEPEPKPTTIKKVKPTTVNTSSKNLTIKPASTPPQPAVVITEKIAESKTSPPTPPTTLPEAQPPQEENKTQEQETPITKIPSPTDFVTHEETEENIVEEVIIPAKPSIMSTIHEFLRFHIPSFVFGIIATVIGTRYKDEIIYGAIGLTVLATGLAIVGVLGLCLCLHLGLVKQSDLKVLDRYIDILKFRATEERPQEKIVINEEVVAEPEPEPEPESQPVETSEEVEMEELAPAPAPQAEPEPEQYVVHDTEVIREIPIEPQPKLYQPKLKRNSHSKTTPILVKDPQETGYQPLEEPQPPKPRRKSSTIRVTPYVYEPREPRKYSVIPTSNTIPLPGDSPTKTTKHKLVHPKPMLQRIQTEPIKEVSRRNSKRSTGSASPTSTRSDPYYLLQNAPQHHQHQQQHIFKERTHEIPPQVFKTKDLPNLPHQAEELPFINEVRLVDAVSDDESDMIIPMEAPTSHYTGGGGHGHGVDNNIYRNQSTKSKQSVLGTRANYRRFVSNVDNDYEY, encoded by the coding sequence ATGGCGACTACAACTAAaacgaaaaagaagaaattagtTTATAGACAAGATCCCGATGGGGTATTTCgattaaagaaaatagaCGACAACAATTCTATAAAATCAGTTGATTTGGccaataagaaaaaagaggtggataattatttaaatgaattaattgattgttcttatagtattgttgatgatattcCCGATAAGGAAATTGCAcgagaagaagaagaagaaaaaattatccACGAAATCCCAAACCCTCCTTCTACACAACCAGAACCAGaaccaaaaccaacaacaattaaaaaagtTAAACCAACTACTGTAAATACTTCTTCGAAAAATCTTACGATCAAGCCAGCATCCACTCCGCCTCAACCTGCTGTTGTTATTACTGAAAAAATAGCGGAGTCTAAAACATCTCCACCTACACCACCTACCACACTTCCAGAAGcacaaccaccacaagaagaaaataaaaccCAGGAGCAAGAAACACCAATAACGAAAATTCCATCCCCTACAGATTTTGTTACACACGAAGAAACTGAAGAGAATATAGTAGAAGAAGTAATCATACCTGCAAAACCATCAATAATGTCTACAATACATGAATTTTTACGTTTTCATATTCctagttttgtttttggaaTAATAGCTACAGTTATAGGAACTCGATataaagatgaaattatttatgGTGCAATTGGATTGACTGTACTTGCTACTGGTTTAGCAATAGTGGGTGTTTTAGGATTATGTCTTTGTTTACATCTTGGTTTGGTAAAACAATCTGATTTGAAAGTACTTGATCGatatattgatattttaaaatttagAGCAACAGAAGAAAGACCCCAAGAAAAGATTGTCATTAATGAAGAAGTTGTGGCTGAACCGGAACCGGAACCAGAACCAGAATCTCAACCAGTGGAAACTTctgaagaagttgaaatGGAAGAATTAGCTCCAGCTCCAGCACCACAAGCAGAACCTGAACCTGAACAATATGTTGTTCATGACACTGAGGTTATACGTGAAATTCCTATTGAACCACAACCTAAGCTTTATCAGCCAAAACTCAAACGAAACCTGCATTCAAAAACCACTCCTATTCTTGTAAAGGATCCACAAGAAACTGGATATCAACCATTAGAGGAACCACAACCACCTAAACCCAGGAggaaatcatcaacaataagaGTCACTCCATATGTATATGAACCTAGAGAACCTCGAAAATACAGTGTAATACCTACTAGTAACACAATTCCATTACCAGGAGATTCACCAACGAAAACCACTAAACATAAACTTGTCCATCCTAAACCAATGTTACAAAGAATACAAACAGAACCCATTAAAGAAGTTTCAAGAAGAAATTCTAAAAGAAGTACTGGGTCAGCATcaccaacatcaacaagaaGTGATCCATATTACTTATTACAAAATGCCCcacaacatcatcaacatcaacaacaacatattTTTAAAGAACGAACTCATGAAATACCACCAcaagttttcaaaactaaAGATTTACCTAATTTACCACATCAAGCTGAAGAATTAccatttattaatgaagTAAGATTAGTTGATGCAGTaagtgatgatgaatcaGATATGATAATTCCAATGGAAGCTCCTACGAGTCATTATACTGGCGGTGGTGGTCATGGTCATGgtgttgataataatatttacaGAAATCAAAGTACAAAGAGTAAACAAAGTGTTTTAGGAACCAGAGCAAATTATAGAAGATTTGTATCTAATGTCGATAATGATTATGAgtattaa